The Podospora pseudocomata strain CBS 415.72m chromosome 3, whole genome shotgun sequence genome window below encodes:
- a CDS encoding hypothetical protein (EggNog:ENOG503PWZR): MVSAKYLLLAAASCLTVAANGSVWWHTCGGSHEDFRGVSPCIKLGSSFRSVGLTRDGNKSTTCSIYSDDNCRDEKQSVGASGSYSCTAFNQNSGSMRCYFNV, encoded by the exons ATGGTCAGCGCCAagtacctcctcctcgcagcTGCCAGCTGCCTCACCGTGGCCGCCAACGGCAGCGTCTGGTGGCACACTTGCGG TGGTTCTCACGAAGACTTCCGCGGCGTCAGCCCTTGCATCAAGCTCGGCAGCTCCTTCCGTTCGGTCGGGCTGACCCGCGACGGCAACAAGTCAACCACTTGCAGCATTTATTCCGACGACAACTGCAGAGACGAGAAGCAGAGCGTGGGCGCCAGTGGCTCGTACTCTTGCACGGCCTTCAACCAGAACTCGGGCAGCATGAGGTGCTACTTCAATGTTTGA
- a CDS encoding hypothetical protein (EggNog:ENOG503P41H) has product MWIEGPAVSSSGSVLSQAAIEAVNTIANAGTPCISVFCKSRYNFATRGLGHTDAAVISLYYSVIRQLAQIVPPEFEGSPGLQKHCFERLDGSLESLGTALAIIKALLKHAPPSIAWVIDGLQFAGGSQDGYAHIQDFIQVLRDQEQERTSRVCFTTDGRSQVLDRGITVRERVDASRLVQARGGRAFPGAVYI; this is encoded by the coding sequence ATGTGGATCGAAGGACCGGCAGTTTCCTCATCCGGTTCCGTCCTCTCTCAAGCTGCTATTGAAGCTGTTaacaccatcgccaacgCCGGTACTCCATGCATATCAGTGTTCTGCAAGTCTCGATACAACTTCGCAACACGGGGTCTTGGACACACAGATGCAGCAGTCATCTCACTATACTACTCCGTTATCCGCCAACTTGCTCAAATCGTGCCACCTGAATTTGAAGGAAGCCCTGGACTGCAAAAACACTGTTTCGAGCGTCTGGATGGGTCGCTTGAAAGCTTGGGGACTGCCCTCGCGATAATCAAGGCTCTTCTCAAGCATGCACCGCCGTCCATTGCCTGGGTTATTGATGGGCTACAGTTTGCTGGGGGGAGTCAGGATGGTTATGCACATATTCAGGACTTCATCCAAGTCTTGCGAGATCAAGAGCAGGAACGAACATCGAGGGTATGCTTCACAACTGATGGGCGAAGCCAAGTGCTGGACCGTGGCATAACGGtgcgggagagggtggatgcATCCAGGCTGGTTCAAGctagaggaggaagagcatTCCCGGGTGCAGTTTACATATGA
- a CDS encoding hypothetical protein (EggNog:ENOG503P41H), which yields MNSSFTTTPETTTIVRSYSLKVGKENPSNVLSQALGSATKHDEEGDLRARVTAEEWHRWLYGPSPTSDASIFSPLEREREELIRVWQEFQRIFVNPGADNISALDSHRIPTIATLQAAVEDAHTNWEVKHQSGFGRAKTRFREFIETMNDHSYLFKFVPAQDKYLSLLTGVVATVVKTSLNYQKIAEGFSLALVEMSANLRYVEKKTHIANTAEMQRLVVELYVKIFKFLCHAMSFFHKRRKRFFASFDKTFYDRSVQAMVDDIQKTIKRIKDEAQHTSELRIEEINSKVDWLVRLQELGTHSHGNSQQEIDDKNATAAIGFKRLGETAVRHLGLVEEQVRLCKCLFIFSVGKSAP from the exons AACCCTAGCAATGTTCTGTCTCAGGCTCTCGGTAGCGCGACCAAGCATGACGAAGAAGGTGACCTGAGGGCGCGCGTAACAGCTGAGGAGTGGCACCGATGGCTCTATGgaccttctccaacttcGGACGCTTCGATCTTCAGCCCGCTGGAGCGAGAGCGAGAGGAGCTCATACGGGTCTGGCAAGAGTTTCAGCGAATATTTGTCAATCCAGGCGCAGACAACATTTCGGCACTTGACTCCCACAGAATTCCAACCATCGCAACACTGCAGGCCGCTGTCGAGGATGCCCACACGAACTGGGAGGTGAAGCACCAGTCGGGATTTGGCAGAGCTAAAACTCGATTTCGGGAGTTTATTGAGACGATGAATGACCACTCTTACCTGTTCAAGTTTGTTCCCGCACAAGACAAGTACCTGAGTCTCCTGACGGGGGTGGTAGCCACCGTCGTCAAG ACGTCACTGAATTATCAAAAGATTGCCGAGGGCTTCTCGCTTGCACTGGTGGAAATGAGCGCAAACCTGAGATACGTCGAGAAGAAAACCCATATTGCAAATACCGCAGAAATGCAGCGGCTCGTGGTCGAACTTTACGTCAAGATCTTCAAGTTTCTCTGCCACGCAATGTCCTTCTTCCACAAGCGTCGCAAGAGGTTTTTTGCGTCTTTTGATAAGACCTTCTACGATAGAAGCGTCCAGGCCATGGTGGATGACATCCAGAAGACTATCAAACGCATCAAAGACGAAGCACAGCACACGTCAGAACTTCGGATCGAAGAGATAAACTCGAAGGTTGACTGGCTGGTCAGGTTGCAAGAGTTGGGTACTCATAGCCACGGAAATAGCCAGCAAGAAATTGATGACAAGAATGCAACGGCGGCAATTGGCTTTAAGAGGCTAGGTGAAACTGCAGTTCGCCACTTGGGGCTCGTTGAGGAGCAGGTGAGGCTATGTAAGTGTCTTTTTATCTTTTCTGTTGGAAAAAGTGCACCATGA